One Etheostoma cragini isolate CJK2018 chromosome 19, CSU_Ecrag_1.0, whole genome shotgun sequence DNA segment encodes these proteins:
- the acap1 gene encoding arf-GAP with coiled-coil, ANK repeat and PH domain-containing protein 1, which produces MTVKLDFEECLKDSPRFRAEIEVVQNDVCDLETRLEKLVKQCQAMLEAGRVYCQTSKSFVNGLRDLGQHCSGDKTMEECLDKFSKKLSIVLEAQGEVIETTQKSVKTKLQNFVKEDVRRFKDVRRGFERGSECLEGALVRNAQAPRGKQHEVEEASNALLNARKTFRSEALDYVLEINVIEAKKKTEILMAMLSLMEAQAQLFQQGHQSFSELEEYRQKLNKEHTQFVLNAAREKRDMEQRHAAIKKKDVSYDDSIMDFNADAANGIAMEGYLYKRASNAFKTWSRRWFSIQKNQLVYQKKFKDQPTVVVEDLRLCTVKPSSENERRFCFEVVSPSKCCLLQADSDRQQQAWISAVQNSIASAFQEHREDPHSPRQRLSSVSASSLGGGVDQENKGCKALEEVQAIPGNKQCCDCEEAGPDWASINLGITLCITCSGIHRSLGVHFSKVRSLTLDSWEPELIKLMCELGNTVINRIYEARIDEITIKKPHASSPRGDKELWIRSKYVEKKFIQKLPGTGNTLLRRSSAKRNRAATQDRSIQRPPLKPKPNRATLPRVTGLSPSDLVQKNNTHKDVEEDEEDLSSLHPGALLYRSAALQNFPVMADALAHGANVNWVNVAEESSTPLIQAVSANALAACEFLLQNGANVNQADSNGRGPLHHATILGHTGLVCLFLKRGADYNARDKNQKDSITIAVDNANADIVTLLRIAKMNKEMREMDGAFGQSGDETYQDIFRDFSHMASNNPEKLNRRSADPKS; this is translated from the exons aGCTGAAATTGAAGTGGTACAAAACGATGTGTGTGATCTCGAGACACGATTAGAAAAG CTTGTGAAACAATGCCAGGCCATGCTGGAGGCAGGCAGAGTCTACTGCCAGACCAGCAAGAGCTTTGTCAATGGTCTCCGGGATCTGGGACAGCACTGCTCCGGGGACAAGACCATGGAG GAGTGTTTGGACAAATTTTCCAAAAAGCTGTCTATTGTCTTGGAGGCACAGGGG GAAGTGATTGAAACCACACAGAAGTCAGTCAAGACGAAGCTGCAGAACTTTGTCAAAGA GGATGTGCGTCGGTTCAAAGACGTGCGCAGAGGGTTTGAGCGTGGCAGTGAATGCCTGGAGGGGGCGCTGGTGAGGAACGCTCAGGCCCCACGGGGGAAACAACACGAAGTGGAGGAGGCCAGCAATGCTCTGCTAAACGCACGCAAGACCTTTCGGTCTGAGGCCCTGGATTACGTCCTGGAG ATTAATGTCATTGAGGCCAAGAAGAAGACAGAAATTCTGATGGCA ATGTTGTCACTAATGGAGGCCCAGGCTCAGCTCTTCCAACAAGGCCACCAGTCTTTCTCAGAACTGGAGGAATATCGACAGAAACTGAATAAAGAG CACACTCAGTTTGTCCTAAACGCTGCCCGGGAGAAGAGGGACATGGAGCAAAGACACGCTGCAATTAAGAAAAAG GATGTGTCCTATGATGACTCCATCATGGATTTCAATGCTGATGCAGCCAATGGAATCGCCATGGAGGGATACCTTTATAAGAGAGCCAGCAACGCTTTCAAGACCTGGAGCAG GCGTTGGTTCTCAATTCAAAAAAATCAGCTGGTCTACCAGAAGAAATTTAAG GACCAGCCTACAGTTGTGGTGGAGGACTTGCGTCTTTGCACAGTCAAGCCTAGCAGTGAAAACGAGAGACGATTCTGCTTTGAAGTGGTCTCCCCCTCAAA GTGTTGTTTGTTACAGGCAGACTCGGACAGGCAGCAGCAGGCGTGGATAAGTGCCGTCCAAAACAGCATCGCCTCAGCCTTTCAGGAGCACAGAGAGGACCCACACAGCCCA AGACAGCGCCTCAGCTCGGTGTCGGCGAGCAGTTTGGGGGGAGGAGTGGATCAGGAGAACAAGGGCTGCAAGGCGCTGGAGGAAGTCCAGGCGATCCCAGGGAACAAGCAGTGCTGCGACTGCGAGGAGGCCGGTCCTGATTGGGCCTCCATCAACCTGGGCATCACGCTTTGCATCACATGCTCAGGaatacacag GAGCCTGGGAGTCCATTTCTCCAAAGTACGCTCGCTCACTCTCGACTCCTGGGAGCCAGAGCTCATTAAg TTGATGTGCGAATTAGGTAACACAGTAATCAACCGGATCTACGAGGCCCGGATTGATGAAATCACCATCAAGAAACCCCACGCCTCCAGTCCCAG AGGAGATAAGGAGTTGTGGATCCGATCAAAGTACGTTGAAAAGAAGTTCATCCAAAAGCTGCCTGGGACCGGCAACACGCTGCTGAGGCGCTCCAGCGCCAAAAGGAACCGAGCGGCCACGCAGGACCGATCCATACAGCGGCCGCCGCTCAAACCCAAACCGAACCGAGCTACTCTGCCTCGGGTCACAG gGCTGAGCCCCAGTGACCTTGTCCAGAAGAACAATACACACAAAG ATgtagaagaagatgaagaagatctGAGCAGCCTTCACCCCGGTGCGCTGTTGTACCGCTCAGCGGCCCTGCAGAACTTCCCTGTCATGGCTGACGCTTTGGCCCATGGGGCCAACGTCAACTGGGTCAACGTGGCCGAGGAGTCCAGCACACCGCTGATACAGGCCGTCTCAGCG AATGCCCTGGCAGCCTGTGAGTTTCTGCTGCAGAACGGCGCTAACGTAAACCAGGCAGACAGCAACGGAAGAGGGCCACTTCACCATGCCACCATCCTGGGTCACACCGG GTTGGTTTGTCTCTTCTTGAAGAgaggagcagactacaacgccAGAGACAAGAACCAGAAAGACTCCATAACTATTGCCGTGGACAACGCCAATGCTGACATTGTCACTTT GCTGCGGATTGCCAAAATGAACAAGGAGATGCGGGAGATGGACGGAGCCTTTGGCCAATCAG GTGATGAAACCTACCAGGACATCTTTAGAGACTTTTCACACATGGCCTCAAACAACCCGGAGAAGCTCAATCGTCGCAGTGCAGACCCCAAATCTTAA
- the slc16a13 gene encoding monocarboxylate transporter 13 has product MTNNKPKAEGRSDEAEGPDGGWGWVLVGALFVSTSLVFGLMRSLGVFFVEFVQYFEESAQAISWISSTGLAAQQFFSPLGAALCNAYDARVVVMTGGILAGLGLILASQATCLVHLYLTMGLISGLGWGLIFTPMVATVMANFTRRRTLVLGLAFSSIGLSSFAFNPLFQMLVEMYAWRGALLILGGLSLNIVPCGALILPQRHSKVPAKVDSESRSSHASLLNRISSHLELSLLLERPYITYTLAVTLLNVGYFVPYFHLVAHSRQAGFSEYQAAFVMSAAGATDILGRIASGWFSDLRHFRLIHLLTMWTTLAGVFIMLLPVSSLSGSYIALIGTSLLYGFSSGALTSLVFAVVPMIVGVERMMGGLGLLQLIESGAGLLGTPMSGLLKDITGNYIASFMVAGSFVILGTLTMATLPHYFSCTDPMPPQRRSLDDKDEGLHSELKLLNGVSSDKNHKGVNVLTDEVTKYPRDCVG; this is encoded by the exons ATGACCAACAACAAACCCAAAGCAGAAGGCCGGAGCGATGAAGCTGAGGGCCCGGATGGAGGCTGGGGCTGGGTGCTGGTTGGCGCCCTGTTCGTCAGCACAAGCCTTGTGTTTGGCCTGATGCGTAGCTTGGGGGTCTTCTTTGTGGAGTTTGTCCAGTACTTTGAGGAGAGCGCTCAGGCCATCTCCTGGATCTCATCCACGGGCCTGGCAGCACAGCAGTTTTTCA GTCCGCTGGGTGCAGCACTATGTAATGCATATGATGCCCGGGTAGTGGTGATGACAGGGGGCATTCTCGCTGGACTCGGCCTCATACTTGCCTCGCAAGCCACCTGTCTTGTTCACCTCTACCTCACAATGGGTCTTATTTCTG GTTTGGGCTGGGGGCTGATCTTTACTCCCATGGTAGCTACAGTCATGGCTAACTTCACTCGCCGGCGCACCCTGGTGTTGGGACTGGCGTTCTCCAGCATCGGCCTGTCCTCCTTCGCATTCAACCCGCTCTTCCAGATGCTGGTGGAGATGTACGCCTGGCGAGGGGCCCTTCTGATTCTGGGGGGTCTCAGCCTGAACATTGTACCCTGCGGGGCTCTCATCCTCCCTCAGCGGCACTCGAAAGTCCCAGCAAAG GTGGATTCAGAGAGCAGGTCATCGCATGCTTCATTGCTAAATCGAATCTCCTCCCACCTGGAGCTGTCGCTGCTCCTCGAGAGGCCTTATATCACCTACACGTTGGCCGTCACTCTTCTTAACGTTGGCTACTTTGTGCCGTATTTCCACCTTGTGGCCCACAGCCGCCAAGCTGGCTTCTCAGAGTACCAAGCTGCTTTTGTCATGTCAGCTGCCGGTGCAACAGACATTTTGGGCCGCATAGCGTCAGGATGGTTCTCAGATCTACGTCACTTTCGGCTAATTCATTTACTGACCATGTGGACAACGCTGGCAGGAGTGTTCATCATGTTGCTGCCTGTAAGCTCCTTGTCTGGTTCCTACATTGCACTGATTGGGACCAGCCTCCTCTACGGCTTCTCCTCCGGGGCGTTGACATCTCTGGTCTTTGCGGTGGTGCCCATGATTGTGGGTGTGGAGCGCATGATGGGGGGCCTTGGGCTGCTGCAGCTCATCGAGAGCGGCGCAGGACTGCTTGGGACACCTATGTCAG GGTTGCTCAAGGATATCACAGGCAACTACATTGCTTCCTTCATGGTAGCAGGCAGTTTCGTCATTCTCGGTACTTTGACCATGGCCACCCTGCCTCACTACTTTTCCTGCACAGACCCAATGCCCCCTCAAAGACGTTCACTTGATGACAAAGATGAGGGTTTACATTCAGAGTTGAAACTGTTGAATGGTGTGTCTTCTGACAAGAATCACAAAGGCGTTAATGTTCTGACAGATGAAGTAACCAAATATCCACGCGACTGTGTGGGTTAA